The Deinococcus detaillensis genome has a window encoding:
- a CDS encoding GntR family transcriptional regulator, with translation MISRAPALREQVYINIRNRIVNGDLEPGRVLVEVELADELQVSRTPVSNALIMLKERGLVEEEGSRLRVPILTLPDVTQLYWCRMAHDGLASRLAAQRITDIEILKLESCLLAWETPVQENDYSALWVNDLNFHQMIYQLADNKHLLRFSETTMELGAAYQRNTFRRMTDPNSGTERSRSDVRVEHKAIFEAIAAHRPDEAEEAARQHIRMVIAHLEQADVVL, from the coding sequence ATGATTTCGAGAGCGCCAGCCCTGCGAGAGCAGGTGTACATCAACATCCGTAACCGAATCGTCAACGGTGACTTGGAGCCAGGACGCGTACTTGTGGAAGTCGAACTTGCTGATGAACTTCAAGTCAGTCGCACGCCAGTGAGCAATGCGCTGATCATGCTTAAGGAGCGTGGCCTTGTCGAAGAAGAAGGCAGCCGTCTGCGCGTCCCTATATTGACTTTGCCTGATGTCACCCAGTTGTACTGGTGCCGTATGGCCCATGACGGGCTCGCTTCACGCTTGGCAGCCCAACGAATCACCGACATTGAGATCCTAAAACTGGAGAGTTGTTTGCTTGCTTGGGAGACTCCAGTTCAGGAAAACGATTATTCGGCCTTGTGGGTCAATGATCTGAATTTTCACCAGATGATCTACCAACTGGCTGATAACAAGCACTTGCTGCGGTTTTCTGAAACCACTATGGAATTGGGAGCAGCTTATCAGCGCAATACCTTTCGTCGCATGACTGATCCTAACAGCGGAACTGAACGTTCACGCAGCGATGTCAGGGTTGAACATAAAGCAATTTTCGAAGCCATTGCAGCTCACCGTCCAGACGAAGCTGAAGAGGCTGCACGTCAACATATTCGGATGGTTATTGCTCACCTTGAACAAGCTGATGTAGTTCTGTAA